A segment of the Streptomyces diastaticus subsp. diastaticus genome:
CAGGCGCCGAAGAGCGCCGCCGACGACACCAAGACCTACGAGGTCGTCGCGGGCGACTACCTGGCCAGGATCGCCGACGCGCAGAACGTCGACGGCGGCTGGGAGCAGCTCTACCAGGACAACCGCGAGGTCGTCGGCTCGAACCCGAACCTCATCATCCCGGGCATGACGCTCTCGGTGGACGGCACCGCCGCCGAGGCCCCGAAGTCCGCCCCGGCCAAGCCGCAGAGCGCGCCGAAGCAGGCCGCCCCGAAGGCCGGCACCAGCACCTCCGCCGCGAAGAAGACCGAGACCGCGCCGAAGCCGGCCGCCCCGGCGAAGCCGGAGGCCGAGCAGGCCGAGCAGCCCGCCGCCTCCTCCGGCTGGAACCGCCCGGTCGACGCCTCCCCGTCCACCGCCTACCGCGCCTCCGGCGGCAGCTGGTCCTCCGGTTACCACACCGGTGTCGACTTCTCCGCCTCCTCGGGCACCTCCGTCAAGGCCATCGGGGCGGGCACCGTCGTCTCCGCCGGCTGGAGCGGCTCGTACGGCAACGAGGTCGTCATCCAGCACGCCGACGGCAAGTACTCCCAGTACGCCCACCTGTCGTCGCTCTCGGTCTCGTCCGGCCAGACCGTCACGGGCGGCCAGCAGATCGGCCTCTCCGGCTCGACCGGCAACTCCACCGGCCCGCACCTCCACTTCGAGGTCCGCACCGGCCCGAGCTACGGCTCGGACATCGACCCGCTGGCCTACCTGCGCGGTCACGGCGTCTCCGTCTGACGCACCCCCGGCACCGCCGGGTTCTCCTCACCACCGGCCGGGGCCGGACCGGGGCACACACCGCCCCGTCCGGCCCCGGCCGCGCGCGTGGCCCTGGCACCGTCCCGCGCTCCGCAGCGCACCGGCGGCGCGGCGCCGGCGTCCTTCGGCCGCCGCCCCGGGCGGGCTGTTCCGGCCGCCTCCGGAACGGACCCGGCGACCACGGGAAGGACTGTGCCTCAAGGGAGTTGGGGCCCCGGGGAGGGACTGACGGTGCCGGGTGGGCGTGCCATCATGAGGGCGTCGCGCGGCTCGGACCCTGCCGTACCGCTGGCGTGCGGCGCGATCAACCGCGAGCGTGCGGGCCGGAGCGTCTGGAATGGGTGAAGCGTGGAAATCCTGGGGACCACACTGCGGATCTGCGTCGAGGATCTGGAGGCCGCGGTGCCGTTCTACGAGCGGCTGGCGGGCAGCCGGGCGATGCGGCACCAGCAGGGCGGCGTCTCCGTCGCCGCCGTCGGCTGCTTCCTGCTGATGAGCGGCCCCAAGGCCGACCTGGACGTGCTGCGGAAGGTCGCCGCGACCATCGCCGTGGCCGACGTGGAGAAGACCGGCCAGGTCCTCGCCGCCTCCGGCGCCGCCGTGATCGCGGGCCCGGTGGCGACGCCGGCCGGGCGCACCCTGGTCGCGATGCACCCGGACGGCTCGGTCTTCGAGTACGCGGACCGGCTCGGCGCCTCCGCCTGACCTCCCCTCAGCCGTTCGCCTCCGGCCGCATCCGGAAGTCGTAGGCGGCGGGCAGGGGTTCGTCGCGGTGGAGGAGTTCGCGGCCGGTGGGTTTGTGCAGCAGCGAGTGGACGCGTCCGCCGAGGCCGGGCAGGACGGTGGCGCGGAGCCGGCTGTTCTCCAGGACGAGGGTGGGCAGGGTGGTGGGGACGCGACGGCGTTCGTGGCCGTCGAGGACCCGGGTGGGCAGCAGCGAGGTCAGCGGGGCGCGGGTGAGGCCGCGCGCCATCTCCGGAGGCAGGCCGGGGACGGTGGCCGGGTCGACGACGTGGGTCTCGTCGAGCGGACGCAACGGGGCCAGCGGGTTGGCCGCGCCCAGGGGTGCGGCGGGCAGGGTCAGGCGGTCGTGCCGGATCGTGGTCGCCAAGGCGTACTCCCCTCACCGGGGCGGTCCTTCGCGCCCCTCGCGCCATGGAACCCTCTGACCGGGTGCGGTGGCCAGGGGGGCGTCCGGGAAGGGGGGATCAGCCGGCCGGACCGCGCATCTCCTGGGTGAGGGCCCAGCGTTCGTGGTCGCGCCAGGCGCCGTCGATGAGGAGGAAGTCGGGCGAGAACCCTTCGAGACGGAACCCGGCGCGGCGGGCGAGGGCGATCGAGGGGGCGTTGCCGGGCTGGACGTTGATCTCCAGCCGGTGCAGGCCGAGGGTGTCCATGGTGTGGGCGACGACCAGGCCGAGGGCCTCGCTCATCAGTCCGCGCCCCTCGCAGCCGGCGAAGGCGCCGTAGCCGAGGGCACCGCAGCGGAAGGCGCCGCCGACGATGTTGTTGACGGCGACGTACCCGGCGAGGGCTCCCGTGGCACGTTCGTGGACGAGGTAGCCGGCCCGGTCGTCGTCGTGGACGAGGCGGCCCGCCCAGACGGCGTAGGCCCGGGCGTCGGTGGGCGGGAAGAGCCACGGGCGGTGCAGCTCACGGCTCTCCCGGGCGCGGGCGGTGAACTCCGGTCCGTCGGCGAGGGTGACGGGACGCAGGGTGGTGCGCGGCCCTTCGGCGACGGGCGCCGGGGTGGACGCCGCGCCGCCGGGGCCGGGGTCCGTGGTGCCGTCCTCGGTGGC
Coding sequences within it:
- a CDS encoding VOC family protein, with the translated sequence MEILGTTLRICVEDLEAAVPFYERLAGSRAMRHQQGGVSVAAVGCFLLMSGPKADLDVLRKVAATIAVADVEKTGQVLAASGAAVIAGPVATPAGRTLVAMHPDGSVFEYADRLGASA
- a CDS encoding M23 family metallopeptidase — encoded protein: MPAKGKHRRTRTMRIARTLAVAGSGSAALALPLMGAAGAHAAEKSAPESVSVQHAVAAAQQQAPKSAADDTKTYEVVAGDYLARIADAQNVDGGWEQLYQDNREVVGSNPNLIIPGMTLSVDGTAAEAPKSAPAKPQSAPKQAAPKAGTSTSAAKKTETAPKPAAPAKPEAEQAEQPAASSGWNRPVDASPSTAYRASGGSWSSGYHTGVDFSASSGTSVKAIGAGTVVSAGWSGSYGNEVVIQHADGKYSQYAHLSSLSVSSGQTVTGGQQIGLSGSTGNSTGPHLHFEVRTGPSYGSDIDPLAYLRGHGVSV
- a CDS encoding GNAT family N-acetyltransferase — encoded protein: MDRNAATEDGTTDPGPGGAASTPAPVAEGPRTTLRPVTLADGPEFTARARESRELHRPWLFPPTDARAYAVWAGRLVHDDDRAGYLVHERATGALAGYVAVNNIVGGAFRCGALGYGAFAGCEGRGLMSEALGLVVAHTMDTLGLHRLEINVQPGNAPSIALARRAGFRLEGFSPDFLLIDGAWRDHERWALTQEMRGPAG